A stretch of Sceloporus undulatus isolate JIND9_A2432 ecotype Alabama unplaced genomic scaffold, SceUnd_v1.1 scaffold_5368, whole genome shotgun sequence DNA encodes these proteins:
- the TMEM53 gene encoding transmembrane protein 53: MQNLAKKLLKLLFDYRVEMKPLFFHVFSNGGAMFYRYIVDLLHTQQEFQQLKVVGTVFDSAPGRKNLSGALRAMSIVLASYNVCVKYSLLLTFAVLAVTFRIVLYPFSRFVHETHYDAMLKQPSEWPELYLYSKADPVILASDVENMVKARRQRQVVVKTVDFIDSNHVSHLRAYPTSYVTHCTSFMYSCIGST; encoded by the coding sequence ATGCAGAATTTGGCGAAGAAGCTGTTGAAGCTCCTCTTTGACTACAGGGTGGAGATGAAACCCTTGTTCTTCCATGTCTTCAGCAATGGAGGTGCCATGTTCTATCGTTATATTGTGGACCTGCTCCATACTCAGCAGGAGTTCCAGCAGCTGAAGGTGGTGGGTACTGTCTTCGACAGTGCTCCTGGCCGGAAGAACTTGAGTGGTGCACTTCGTGCCATGTCAATTGTCTTGGCATCGTACAATGTATGTGTTAAGTATTCTCTTCTACTGACATTTGCAGTCCTTGCAGTGACATTCCGGATTGTGCTGTATCCTTTTTCTCGCTTTGTACACGAGACCCACTATGATGCCATGTTGAAGCAACCCTCTGAATGGCCTGAGCTCTACCTCTATTCTAAGGCTGATCCTGTTATTCTAGCAAGTGATGTGGAGAACATGGTGAAGGCTCGGCGGCAACGTCAAGTTGTTGTTAAGACTGTGGACTTCATAGACTCAAATCATGTCAGCCATCTGAGGGCATATCCCACCTCATATGTGACTCATTGCACCTCTTTCATGTACAGTTGCATTGGAAGCACTTAG